The genome window CCCGATGAATGGTGTAATCGGCATGACGGGACTACTCCTGGATACCGAACTGACCCCAGATCAGCGTCATTTTGCCGAAACCATCCGCAACAGTGGTGATGCGCTGCTGACAATCATCAACGATATTCTCGACTTCTCCAAAATTGAGTCGGGCAAGTTGGATTTGGAAGAACAGCCCTTTGAACTCCGAGACTGTGTTGAAGACGCGCTGGATTTACTGGCGGCGAAAGCAGCGGCGAAAAAACTAGAGTTAGGCTATCGCTTCGACTCGCACATTCCTGATCAGGTGAGAGGAGATGTGACACGAGTCCGCCAAATTTTGGTGAATTTATTGAGCAATGCGGTTAAATTTACCGAAGCTGGAGAAATAGTGGTTTCGGTAACAGGGCGGAAATTAGAGAATGAGGCAGATTCTCACCCAGACTCCAATCGTTACCACATTCAATTTGCGGTTAACGATACAGGGATTGGTATCGCTCCCCAACGGATGCACCGCTTATTCAAGCCATTCAGTCAAGTGGATTCCTCCACCAGCCGCCAATACGGGGGAACAGGGTTAGGATTAGCGATTTGCAAACAGTTGAGTGCGATGATGGGCGGTACGATGTGGGTGGAAAGTCACGGCACTGTGGCGGGTAATCCTCCTGCGGGTTGGCAACTATCGGCGGAACAGCCGTCTGAGTCAGGTTCAACCTTCTATTTCATGATCACGGTTGAGTCAGTGGCGGGTGCAGTGGCACAGAGGGTTGACTCTCCATCCTGTCTCTCTGGGAAGCGGCTGTTGATTGTGGATGATAACGCCACGAACCGGGACTTTCTAAGCCGACAAGCAGAGGCTTGGTCAATGGTAACCGATACAGCATCCTCAGCAGCAGAGGCGATCGCCTTAATTGAGCAAGAGCCATCCTTTGATTTAGCCATTCTGGATATGCAGATGCCCCAAGTCGATGGTTTGAGTTTAGCCGCTACCCTGCGTCAGCGCCCTGATTGTCAGCAGTTACCGCTGATTATGCTCACCTCCATTGGCATCCCAGAAAAGGAGTTGAATGCTGCCCAGGTTGATTTTGCAGCTTTCTTGAATAAACCGATTAAACAGTCTCAACTGTACAGCGTTTTGGTTCAAACGGTAGGGGGAATGCCAACTAAGATTAAATCCCGCCGTTCTCAGGGGGTTAAACTCGACTCGCAAATGGCATCGCGACTACCCCGGCGCATTTTAGTGGCGGAGGATAATCTGGTGAATCAACTGTTAGCGGTGCGGTTATTACAGCGGATGGGTTATCGAGCCGATGTGGTTAGTGATGGGCTTGAAGCTCTGGAAGCCTTGCATCGTCAACCTTATGATATGGTATTTATGGATGTTCAGATGCCGCACATGGATGGTTTGGAAGCCACACAACGCATCTGCCAAACCTGGAATGCTGCCACCCGTCCTCGAATTATTGCGATGACAGCTAATGCCATGGAAAGCGATCGCCAAGAGTGTTTGAAGGCTGGCATGGATGATTATATCAGCAAGCCGATTCGAGTGGAGGAATTGGTACGAGTCTTGAACCAGTCTGTGCCAAACCAGGAGACGATAGAACCCGCACCAAGGCGTGAAGCGGCGCTTGACCTTGAGGTTCTGCAAGCCTTGCGAGAAACTCTTGGAGAGGGTGCATCAGCATGTTTGGCTCAATTAATTACGGTTTTCTTAACTGAAACTCCAGCATTAATCCAAGGGATGGAGACAGCCATTGTTCAGGGAGATGCAACCGGGCTAGAAGCATCAGCCCATACTCTCAAGTCAAGCAGTGCGTCTCTAGGGGCAATACCGTTTTCGGAATATTGCGAAAAGTTAGAAAGAATGGGAGAAAATGAGCAATTAACCACCGCTTCCGAGGTTGTGTCGCGGCTGAAGCGGGAGTATGAACGGGTCAAAGCGGCATTAATGGAGATTAAGTGCGGTTGAAGGCAATTTGTCGGGGTGGGTTTAGGGACAATTTGTAGGGGCGGGTTTAGGGACTAAAATCGGCTACTCACCAATAAATGAACAACAAAACCCGCCCTCTTCTTGTGCAATAACGCCACCAGCGTACTACAAAAACAATGGGTTCGTAGTTCAAAATTTTGGAAGGGCGGGTTTTGCATGAACTGTAGTGATTTCCCCGTTACTTGAGTTCCTAAACCCGCCCCTACATTTGGATGGGCTGGTATAGCAACCGCCATAGCGGTTAGGACACATCATTTATGTAGGCGAATTTCCAGGATACATTTACTGCCGGGTAAAGAAATTCGTTAATTTGGCTGAATCTTAAACAAGACAACAAAACCCGCCGTCTGCTTAACCGTGCGGCGTGAGTTTTGGATTGAGGTTATTGGTTGGGTTGAAGATTGGGGGAAGGGCGGGTTTTGCATGAAATGTAGTGATTTCCCCGTTACTTGAGTTCCTAAACCCGCCCCTACATTTGGATTGGCTGGTAAGGAATCCTCGTGCGTTGACACCGGGGAGGATCTAAAATAAACAAAAGTAGAGTCAGGAGCCAGTTTACTGGAAGTCGCCTATCGAAACGATCTATGGCAATCTTGTCGGATTAAAGCCTAGCCAGCTTAAACAACTGCAACGCCTCTATCATCAGCGCTTACCAGGCGATCGCCTGACGACGCCGGAATTTGCTCAACGGTTGGCTGCGATTAGCGCTGATATCAAACAGCCCTTATGTACTTACCTGAATCGTCGAGGACAGGTGATTCGAGTGGGAGTGGGAACACCAACGCAAACCAAAATCCCACCCTTGGATTTACCCCGCTATGGTGCAGAACGATTGTGTGGGATTCGCTGTATTGCCACTCAACTCAAATCCCATACCCCGCGTAACGCTGACTTAACCGCCATGGCGATTCAACGCTTAGATGCGTTAGTCCTGCTAACCGTGAGTGAGTCAGGATTTGAACGGCGGGGGGGAGGCGCAACCGGATATGTGAACGAAACCTATTTAGCCCACCTGATTCCCGTTACTCAGTCATCGAAACAAGACAACGATGGTCAACCTAGTTGGCATTTATCCCCAGCTTTAAGTTTAGATCTGTTGACTAAACAAGATTTCTTTGATTTAGTTGAAGGACTCGAAGCTGAATTCCGCCGCGAATTTATCGCCCAACACGTCGATGTTGATCAAGATCGGGTGTTGATTGTCGGGTTAATGACAGGCAATATGAATAAGGGGCAGTTTGAAGACGGGTTAGCCGAAATTGCCCGACTGGTGCAAACCGCCGGAGGGGAAGTATTACAGACATTACGACAAAGGCGATCGCAACCCCATCCTCAAACCGTTGTCGGCGCGGGAAAAGTGCAGGAAATTGCCTTAACGGTGCAGACATTAGGGACGAATCTGGTTGTATTTGACCGCGACTTATCCCCCGCCCAAGTTCGTAACCTTGAAGCCCAAACCGGGGTACGAGTCGTTGATCGCACGGAAGTCATCTTAGACATTTTCGCTCAACGCGCCCAATCTCGTGCTGGGAAATTACAAGTCGAATTAGCCCAATTAGAATACATGCTGCCGCGCCTCACGGGTCGAGGTCAAGCCATGTCCCGATTAGGCGGTGGAATTGGAACTCGTGGTCCAGGGGAAACTAAACTGGAAACCGAACGCCGTGCGATTCAGCGCCGAATTGCCCGATTGCAACAAGAGGTGAATCAGTTGCAGGCACATCGATCGCGGATGCGACAACGACGCCAAAAACAAGATGTGCCAACGATTTCTGTTGTGGGTTATACAAATGCGGGTAAATCGACGTTGTTAAATACATTAACGAATGCCGAAGTTTACACCGCTGATCAATTGTTTGCCACCCTTGACCCCACTACCCGACGTTTACCGATTACTTATGCGGAGACTGGGGAATCGATTACGGTTTTGCTAACCGATACCGTGGGATTCATTCACGAATTACCACCCCCCCTCGTCGATTCCTTCCGCGCCACGTTGGAAGAGGTGACAGAAGCCGATGCGTTAATTCATCTGGTGGATTTATCCCATCCGGCTTGGCAAAATCATATTCGTTCAGTCATGTCCATTTTGGCAGACATGCCCGTGACACCCGGACCGATTCTAGTGGTGTTTAACAAGATTGACGACGTAGACAGTGATACCCTAGTTTTAGCCCAAGAGGAATTTCCCCAAGGGGTATTTGTTTCGGCTAGCAAAAGGTTAGGATTAGAAACCCTGCGGCAAAAAATAGCCCAGTTAGTGGATTATGCGATCGCACCGCAAATGTAGATGGGGAGATGGGGAGATGGGGAAGATGAGGGAGAAGATTTGCAATCAACAAATGACGAATGACACAATATAATTTTACAATTATCGGTGGCGGAATAGTTGGCTTGTCTACGGCTTTAGCAATCGGACAACGCTACCCTGACTGTAAGATTTTAGTCCTGGAAAAAGAGAACTGTTGGGCATATCATCAGACGGGCAATAATAGCGGGGTCATTCATTCGGGGATTTATTATAAACCGGGCAGTTTTAAAGCCAAGTTTGCCCGTGAAGGGAATCTGTCTATGGTCAGATTTTGTCAGGAACATGGGATTCCTCATGATGTTTGTGGCAAAGTGATTGTGGCGACAGAATCTGAGGAATTACCGTTGCTGGATAGTCTCTATCAACGGGGATTAAAGAATGGGTTAACGGTGAAGCGAATTAGTCCGGAAGAGGTGGCAGAAATTGAACCTTATGTGCGTTCTGTTGGTGGAATTCGGGTGGCGGCGACGGGGATTGTCGATTATCGGCAAGTGTGTGAAAAGTATGTGGAATTAATTAGCGCCCAAGGGGGAGAACTGCGATTAAATACCACGGTGCAAAATCTGCGGGAAACGTCTGACGGTTTAGTTGTCGAAACCAATCAAGGAGAATTTGAGACGCGGATGGCGATTAACTGTGCTGGATTGCAGAGCGATCGCGTGGTGAAATTGGGTCAGATGCAGCCTCCCGCTAAGATTATACCGTTTCGGGGGGAATATTACGAACTGAAGCCGGAAAAGCGATATTTAGTCAAGCATCTGATTTATCCGGTTCCGAATCCGAATTTCCCCTTCTTAGGGGTTCATTTTACCCGCATGATTGATGGTGGGATTCATGCAGGTCCAAATGCGGTGCTGAGTTTTAAGCGAGAAGGGTATAAAAAGACGGATTTTGACTGGGGAGATTTTGTGGAAATTATTACGTTTCCAGGGTGTTGGAAATTGGCACAAAGCTATTGGCAAATTGGCGTGGAGGAAATCATTCGTTCCTTTAGTAAAGCGGCATTTGTTCGCAGTTTGCAACGGCTGATTCCGGAGATTAAAGCTGATGATTTAAGACCGACTCATGCAGGCGTTCGCGCCCAAGCCTTGATGGAGAATGGTCAATTAGTGGATGATTTTCTGATTGTCGAAGGACATAAAACTCTGCATGTCTGTAATGCGCCTTCTCCTGCGGCTACCGCTTCCCTAGAAATTGGACGTGCGATCGCGGATCGAGTAGAGACGTTGCATGCAACGTCTCTACAATTGTAGGGGCGACCCGCCGCATACAATTAACAACACCCAACCCTGAATCGACTCGGGTCGCCCCCCGCTAGGTATTGGGAATTACATATTTGACACTGCTTACCTTTGGACAAGGGCGAGTCGAGATAGGTTAATTCTCACACCGCCTACGATGTGCAGCGAGGAGCCCCTACAGAAGAAAACCTAAGACAATCTAGGGCTAAAGCCCTGACTACGAACGAAGGAACGAAATAATTTCTTATGTTACTACATACCGCTGAATAAAATGTTCTAGGGATTCCATCTGCAAATTGTAGACCGACTCAATCTCTGCAATTTGTTCTGTCGTACAGAAGAACTCATTTGTGATTAAGGTTCGTAGCGTATTTAACCCACTACTGACACTGGGATTAACAAATTCTAATGCCGTTTTTACCCCATCAAAGACAAATAAGGGCGGATTGATAATAATGGGTTCTCGATTAAACACACGACCAAAAATCTGAGGGATATCTTCCCGTTTGAGAATATCGGGTCCCCCTACCGGAAAAATTTGATTGTGTGCGGCTTCAATGCTAATCGAATCAACGGCAATTTTTGCTAAATCATCGGTACTCACAATAGACGAGCGATGTTTGGGATTCCCGTTGAGCAAATAAACCCCCGTTTCCCGAAATCGCTCCGCTAGTGGTAAAAGATTGGAGGCAAAACCAGAGGGGCGAAGAATCGTATAGGTGATATCACTCCCTTGTAAATACTTTTCTGTGGCTCGTTTCGCCTTAAACACGGGTGCATTTTCATACTCTCGTTCTGCACCTAATACAGAAATATAGACAAACTGCTTCATTCCCAGCACTTTTGCCTGATCAATCAGTTCTCGATTGGCTCGATAATCGATGGCTTGAGCATCACCTGCGGAACCATGGGTGCTAATAATATAATCCACTCCCTGACAGGCTTTTTCGATGTCTCTATCATCGCTCAAATCACCAACAAATATCTCCGCGCCTCGGTTTTCTAATTCCTTGTAATTTGAGGATAACCGAACAAATGCCCGCACGGGTAATTCCTGTTCCCGTAACACCCGGACAATCCGGCGTCCTAATCCTCCCGTAGCACCTGTTACTAAATACATAAAAAGTTCCTCATTTACTGCGTTAACATAAAGGGCAATCCTCTGTAGGGGCGGCTTTTACCACTATCTTTTCAATTGCACTTTGATGTGACTAAACCCGCCCTGTTTCTGGAGTTATAGCAACCGCCATAGCGGTTAGGACACATCATTTATGTAGAGACGCGCCATGGCGCGTCTCTACAATGGTGCTCTCCCCAGCCAGCCCTCACCCCCAGCCCCTCTCCCAAGCTTGGGAGAGGGGAGCAAGAAGGGAGCAAGAGGGGAGCAAGAGGGAAGCAAGAGAATCCAGTTCCCTTTCTCCCGTGCAACAAAAGCGAAGCATATCTTAACTCGAATGGCACTGAAATAAGTATTAGGAAATTGCCGAAACTTTTGATATTCAGTAGGGTGGGTTGAGCGAAGTCGAAACCCACCCGCTTTAAGTCAGTGCCGTTCATCTTAACTCTCAAATTCAACAATCACTGGTGCATGATCGCTAGGTTTCTCTAGTTTTCTAGGTTCTACATCAATCCTACAACGGGTTGCCGCTTCATACAGCTTAGGGGTCAGATAATGATGGTCAATTCGCCAACCTCGGTTACGGCTAAACCCGCCATGGCGATAATCCCACCAGCTAAAATGACCCCCATCTTGAGTAAACTTGCGAAACGCATCTCCTAAGCCTAGCGCTAACACCTCCTCTAAGGCTTGGCGTTCTGCTGGCGATGCCATGATATGCTTGTCTTTATTCTTGGGATTATGAATATCTCGGTCATCGGGAGCAATGTTAAAATCGCCACAGATACAGAGTTCATGAGGTTGAGTCTCTAAGAGCGATCGCACATATTCCTTTAACAGCTTTAACCAGCT of Coleofasciculus chthonoplastes PCC 7420 contains these proteins:
- a CDS encoding SDR family oxidoreductase; its protein translation is MYLVTGATGGLGRRIVRVLREQELPVRAFVRLSSNYKELENRGAEIFVGDLSDDRDIEKACQGVDYIISTHGSAGDAQAIDYRANRELIDQAKVLGMKQFVYISVLGAEREYENAPVFKAKRATEKYLQGSDITYTILRPSGFASNLLPLAERFRETGVYLLNGNPKHRSSIVSTDDLAKIAVDSISIEAAHNQIFPVGGPDILKREDIPQIFGRVFNREPIIINPPLFVFDGVKTALEFVNPSVSSGLNTLRTLITNEFFCTTEQIAEIESVYNLQMESLEHFIQRYVVT
- the xth gene encoding exodeoxyribonuclease III codes for the protein MKIATWNVNSIRTRQDHVCQWLTANPVDVLCLQETKVVDEQFPRSRFEDLGYHLYVSGQKSYNGVALFSRKPLEAVTVGFTGVLTPEEVGELDGQKRLITGILDGVRIINLYVPNGAEVGSEKYEYKLSWLKLLKEYVRSLLETQPHELCICGDFNIAPDDRDIHNPKNKDKHIMASPAERQALEEVLALGLGDAFRKFTQDGGHFSWWDYRHGGFSRNRGWRIDHHYLTPKLYEAATRCRIDVEPRKLEKPSDHAPVIVEFES
- the hflX gene encoding GTPase HflX, producing the protein METIYGNLVGLKPSQLKQLQRLYHQRLPGDRLTTPEFAQRLAAISADIKQPLCTYLNRRGQVIRVGVGTPTQTKIPPLDLPRYGAERLCGIRCIATQLKSHTPRNADLTAMAIQRLDALVLLTVSESGFERRGGGATGYVNETYLAHLIPVTQSSKQDNDGQPSWHLSPALSLDLLTKQDFFDLVEGLEAEFRREFIAQHVDVDQDRVLIVGLMTGNMNKGQFEDGLAEIARLVQTAGGEVLQTLRQRRSQPHPQTVVGAGKVQEIALTVQTLGTNLVVFDRDLSPAQVRNLEAQTGVRVVDRTEVILDIFAQRAQSRAGKLQVELAQLEYMLPRLTGRGQAMSRLGGGIGTRGPGETKLETERRAIQRRIARLQQEVNQLQAHRSRMRQRRQKQDVPTISVVGYTNAGKSTLLNTLTNAEVYTADQLFATLDPTTRRLPITYAETGESITVLLTDTVGFIHELPPPLVDSFRATLEEVTEADALIHLVDLSHPAWQNHIRSVMSILADMPVTPGPILVVFNKIDDVDSDTLVLAQEEFPQGVFVSASKRLGLETLRQKIAQLVDYAIAPQM
- a CDS encoding response regulator; the encoded protein is MRLGNRKQPGGAGCGLDSNPQAIAKDGTKKKTGNKAKGDNDWIGGHDTTLNPIQMPPLPSNEADRLKALERYHILDTLPEKAFDDLTKMAAYICDAPIALISLLDATRQWFKSKVGIDATQTPKEQAFCAHAILNPDQVLMVPNALDDERFAQNPLVTSEPNIRFYAGTPLVTPDGFALGTLCVIDQVPRQLTPEQIEALEALGRQVIAQIELRLNVDKLERQMQALQKAENNYRSIFENAVEGIYQTTPDGHYISANPALARIYGYNSPAELIASVTDIGQQLYVDPSKRAEFINRMQQQGAVSHFEVQVYRRDRSLIWIMENARAVRDRNGTLLYYEGSVEDITQQKQAQTALEQQNRALKDARQVAEKANKAKSEFLAMMSHEIRTPMNGVIGMTGLLLDTELTPDQRHFAETIRNSGDALLTIINDILDFSKIESGKLDLEEQPFELRDCVEDALDLLAAKAAAKKLELGYRFDSHIPDQVRGDVTRVRQILVNLLSNAVKFTEAGEIVVSVTGRKLENEADSHPDSNRYHIQFAVNDTGIGIAPQRMHRLFKPFSQVDSSTSRQYGGTGLGLAICKQLSAMMGGTMWVESHGTVAGNPPAGWQLSAEQPSESGSTFYFMITVESVAGAVAQRVDSPSCLSGKRLLIVDDNATNRDFLSRQAEAWSMVTDTASSAAEAIALIEQEPSFDLAILDMQMPQVDGLSLAATLRQRPDCQQLPLIMLTSIGIPEKELNAAQVDFAAFLNKPIKQSQLYSVLVQTVGGMPTKIKSRRSQGVKLDSQMASRLPRRILVAEDNLVNQLLAVRLLQRMGYRADVVSDGLEALEALHRQPYDMVFMDVQMPHMDGLEATQRICQTWNAATRPRIIAMTANAMESDRQECLKAGMDDYISKPIRVEELVRVLNQSVPNQETIEPAPRREAALDLEVLQALRETLGEGASACLAQLITVFLTETPALIQGMETAIVQGDATGLEASAHTLKSSSASLGAIPFSEYCEKLERMGENEQLTTASEVVSRLKREYERVKAALMEIKCG
- the lhgO gene encoding L-2-hydroxyglutarate oxidase — protein: MTQYNFTIIGGGIVGLSTALAIGQRYPDCKILVLEKENCWAYHQTGNNSGVIHSGIYYKPGSFKAKFAREGNLSMVRFCQEHGIPHDVCGKVIVATESEELPLLDSLYQRGLKNGLTVKRISPEEVAEIEPYVRSVGGIRVAATGIVDYRQVCEKYVELISAQGGELRLNTTVQNLRETSDGLVVETNQGEFETRMAINCAGLQSDRVVKLGQMQPPAKIIPFRGEYYELKPEKRYLVKHLIYPVPNPNFPFLGVHFTRMIDGGIHAGPNAVLSFKREGYKKTDFDWGDFVEIITFPGCWKLAQSYWQIGVEEIIRSFSKAAFVRSLQRLIPEIKADDLRPTHAGVRAQALMENGQLVDDFLIVEGHKTLHVCNAPSPAATASLEIGRAIADRVETLHATSLQL